The genomic region TGAATTAAAACATGGCCCGATTGCACTTATAGACAATAATATACCTGTGGTTTTGTTTTCTTCTTTAGATGATGTGATTTATAAAAAAATTATATCAAATGCTCAAGAAGTTAAAGCCAGACATGGTCACTTGGTCATATTTGCTTTTGAAGGTCAAAAAGAGCTTATTTCTTTAGCCGATTATTCTTTTGAAGTACCACATGTTAATTCTTTATTGGGACCACTTGCAATGACTGGGTTGATGCAATTTTTTGTTTATCAAATAACAAAAAAATTGGGTTATCCAATCGATAAACCAAGGAATTTAGCAAAGTCCGTAACTGTTGAGTAGTTTATTTTATACTTTAAAAATATTTTTTATTTTTATATGGGAGAGAGTATGAAGTGTTTGATTAAATATTTATTATTTAATTTATTTATCTTTTTAAATTGTTATTCGCAAATAAGAATTATTAATAAGCCAGTTTCTACGCTACAAGATCCGCCTGTAATAGAATCAAAAGAAATTAAATATCCTGTGTTTCATAAAGACGCACAAAATCTTGATTCATTGGGTTTATATGGTGATTTATTATTTTATAACGAAGAAGAAAATATCAGAAACAATAAAGCAAAAATTACTTTATATAATGGGATAACCTGGATTTATGTTAAGGCTCTAGATATGTTCAATCAGGAACATGAAGCTATATCTTGTTGGGTTAAAGAAAGTGATACGCAAGTTTTAGAAAATTTTGTTATTCCAGAAATTATATCTGTTATTAAAAATAATTGGGTAAATAATTTATCTATTGGCACAAAATTATTAACTTTAATAAATGATCCAGATAAATTTAATATCTTTGATATAAAAACAGCTTTTAATTCTCAAAATTTAGACGAAAAATTATTGCGTGAAAATATATTAAAAACAGCACAAAATTTTTTGGGCATGCCATATTCTTGGGGTGGTAAGTCTGCTTGGGATGGTAAAGGTCTAAATGATACTGCTGAAATGCAAACCAGTGTAGATTGTTCAGGCTTTATTAATTTAATATATAGGGTAAATGGGTTAGAAATTCCAAGAAATTCTGGAACACAATATAAATACTGTAATAAAATAAATAAAGGCTTAGATTTATTGCCTGGGGATTTAATTTTTTTGACAAATCCTACTTCAGGCAATATTAATCACGTTATTTTATATTTAGGTAATAATTTAATGCAAGAAAGTATAGGCTCAGAAAATCCAGAAGAAAATCGTATTACAGAATTTAATAAACGCTTTGGTAAAAATATAAGCGAAACTAATTCTGGCGATTTTTCTAATGTAATAGAGGGACAAAAAATTTACTTTGGTTCTCTTTTAAATTCACAAGAAAAATTAGAAGAGATGCGTAAATATTTCTTTTTTACAAAAAATTTAATTAAAATTTCTTATTTTAATAATATTTCTAAAGAGCTAGAAAATTTTATAACAGGTAAATCTTTTAAACCAAATTTCCCCATAAAGATAGAAGACTTAGCAGTTGTTTATACTTTATATTGGGGTTTTGATAATTTGGTATACCCAGGACAAATTATTGTTAATAAATCTGTGGCTAAAGATGTTTGTGATATTTTCCAAGAACTTTTTGATGCTCATTTTCGCATAGAAAAAATAAGTTTAATCGATAATTATAATGCAGATGATGATCTTGCTATGGCAGATAATAACAGTAGCTCATTGTGTTGCCGTGCAATAACAGGAAAACCGGGGACATATTCAAAACATACTTTTGGTTTGGCTATAGATATTAACCCTGTTCAAAACCCATATGTTAAAGGTAAGTTAGTATTGCCGGAAAATAGCAAAAATAATTTAAATAATATTAATTATACAGATAGAGATGCTGTTAAAAATTTGATGGGTGTAATAACTCAAGATTCTGTTTGTTATAAAATATTTGCAAAATATGGTTGGACCTGGGGTGGAAATTGGGACAAAACTTATTTTGATGGAACAGAAAATAAACGATATTTTGATTATCAACATTTTGAAAAATAGATATCTTTTTGTTTTATTGTCATCCCGGGCGAATACCCGGGATCTCTTTTTTATACTACTCAGGAAATAATTTTATTAATTCGTAAATATTTTTAAAACTTATAGTGTTACTTGAACTTTTAAGTTTTTGATTTTTTGATATAAATATTTTGTTTATTCCAAATTTTTCCGCTTCACCAATTTGTAATTCTATTTGATTTACCGGTTTAATTTGGCCCGTTAAACTTATTTCTGCTATAGAAATGGATTTTTCAGGTAACGGTTTTTGAAAATAGCTTGATAAAAGTGAAAGAGCTATACCCAAATCACAACTGGTTGTTTTTACTTTGAATCCCCCACTAATTTTAAAAAATATATCTTGAGTGCTGAATTTTATATGTAAATATTTTTCCAAAATAGCCGCAATTAAAATAACTCTTTTTGGATCTATGCCTGTAATAATTCTTTGTGGAATTCCAAATTTAGATGTAACGCAAAGAGATTGTAATTCAAGTAATAATGGGCGAGATCCTTCTATGTAACTTATAAGAGCTGATCCCGGATTTTCCGATGCTTCATGTAAAATTAATTTATTTATATCAGGTACTTCTTGCATGCCATCAGTTCCCATTTCAAAAAAACCGGTTTCTTGAATTGTGCCAAATCTATTTTTTACAGATCTTAAAATTCTAGTTTGCCATTTATCTTCACCTTGTAAATAAAAAACTCCATCAACTATATGTTCTAAAACTTTAGGGCCGGCAATGTGGCCTTCTTTTGTTATG from Candidatus Dependentiae bacterium harbors:
- a CDS encoding C40 family peptidase; the protein is MKCLIKYLLFNLFIFLNCYSQIRIINKPVSTLQDPPVIESKEIKYPVFHKDAQNLDSLGLYGDLLFYNEEENIRNNKAKITLYNGITWIYVKALDMFNQEHEAISCWVKESDTQVLENFVIPEIISVIKNNWVNNLSIGTKLLTLINDPDKFNIFDIKTAFNSQNLDEKLLRENILKTAQNFLGMPYSWGGKSAWDGKGLNDTAEMQTSVDCSGFINLIYRVNGLEIPRNSGTQYKYCNKINKGLDLLPGDLIFLTNPTSGNINHVILYLGNNLMQESIGSENPEENRITEFNKRFGKNISETNSGDFSNVIEGQKIYFGSLLNSQEKLEEMRKYFFFTKNLIKISYFNNISKELENFITGKSFKPNFPIKIEDLAVVYTLYWGFDNLVYPGQIIVNKSVAKDVCDIFQELFDAHFRIEKISLIDNYNADDDLAMADNNSSSLCCRAITGKPGTYSKHTFGLAIDINPVQNPYVKGKLVLPENSKNNLNNINYTDRDAVKNLMGVITQDSVCYKIFAKYGWTWGGNWDKTYFDGTENKRYFDYQHFEK
- a CDS encoding DNA repair protein RadA; translation: VIYFSSEESLQQVKNRAQRLDIPENSNLLFSDHSNLETIIQVALIEKPDILILDSIQNCSLAENSSIIPGTVGQLREAGFLLCKLAKENNIAILITGHITKEGHIAGPKVLEHIVDGVFYLQGEDKWQTRILRSVKNRFGTIQETGFFEMGTDGMQEVPDINKLILHEASENPGSALISYIEGSRPLLLELQSLCVTSKFGIPQRIITGIDPKRVILIAAILEKYLHIKFSTQDIFFKISGGFKVKTTSCDLGIALSLLSSYFQKPLPEKSISIAEISLTGQIKPVNQIELQIGEAEKFGINKIFISKNQKLKSSSNTISFKNIYELIKLFPE